TTAAGTGTTTTGATGTCAATAATTTAGCCATGAAATTTGAAAGATGTTTTGATTCTGAAGCTGTTACTTTTGAAATACTCTCAAATGATTATAGCaaagtaaatacattattataatgtcgtTATGTAGATCTTTAATTGTTTTGTGGTTTTATCTTAAGTTTGTGATCTTACAATGTGACCGTTATGTTGAATTCCATTCTCAAGAAGGACGATATTATAGATTACGCATTCCAAAATTTGGCCAAGATATGAAATATCATTTCCCAACTTGTGACTTATATATTGGAggaaataggtaaataataacttaaaaacattaaaaaatatatatttaaactaaaaaataaaagttaatgaaaatttgaaacaattaactaaaaaaatagaataattgtcattataaataccattttccatcttttacttttcaaataatatgtttaatatttatttttttcagtgcagatatttatagattaaatttagATAGAGGGCAATTTTTGAATCCTTTTGTATCTAGTGCTGGTGatgaaattaacaaattagcTATAAACCctgtacataatatgcttTTAACGGGTACTAAGGAAGGAAAAGTTGAAGCATGGGATCCCAGAGCTCATATCAGTATTGGAGTTCTAGATTGTGCACTAAGCTCGGTTACAAATGACACAAATATTGCGTAAgctaaataacaaatttttagtttaatcgaataactatatactttttaattttagtactgACGGGTTTCCATCTATAACTGCATTGGAATTTGAAAATGCTTTAACATTAGGTGTTGGTACTGCTACAGGTCAAGTACTTTTATATGACTTGCGTTCCAATAAACCATTTATGGTTAAAGACCATTTGTTTGGATTACCCATACGAGATATTGCATTCCAAGATGAAAATGTATTGTCTATGGACTCATCTTCAGTGAAAATATGGAATAAAGATACTGTgagtattattaatcaataattaaatttaatatatttaattaataaaaactttttaaaaatatctattacgCAGGGTAAATTATTTGCTGCTCTTGAATCTGGTAATgaaacacaatttaataatctcTGTGTCATTCCACAAACTGGAATGATGTTCATTGCTaatgaaaatactaaaattcaaACACACTACATACcggtttgtttttttatataccttattttattctatagatAATTACTTAACACAAAAAtctattatgtatctatacaTGTATAGAGTTTAGGGCCAGCTCCAAGGTGGTGTGGATTTTTAGATGCTTTAGTGGAAGAATTAGAGGAAACTAAAAAAGAAACAGTCTATGATGACTATAAATTTGTCACTCGAAATGAATTAGAAGAACTTGGCTTGTCAcatttaataggtaaatacatatttaattttgttaaattattcatttaatgaagtaaaaacatcaaaaatgtgtttaatttttttaggaacAAACTTATTAAAAGCATATATGCATGGatattttgttgatataaGACTGTACAGAAAAGCCAAATCTGTCGCAGAACCATTTGCATATGAAGAATATAGgaggaaaaaaataagagaaaaaattgaatctgAAAGAACTAATCGAGTTCAAgttcaagtataaaaattattaataaaataatttaacttaaaataatgatataatcaatatatttccaGAAATTACCTCCTGTTAATAAAGAACTTGCTTTGAAATTGATAAATGACGACAAAGAAggcaagaaaaataaaaagaatactattagtttattaaaagataatcGGTTTAAAGCGTTGTTTGAAAACCCAGCTTTTCAAGTTGACACAAATGCTGAAGAatacaagtaattattaatttttataaaataaatatattaatttgtagtgTATTGACTACAAATTTAACTCTCAAtacatgaaattatatattatttttttatacgttatttttattaaaacttataggTTATTGAATCCAGTTTTGAAACGATTGGATAAATCTAAACAAAAGGAACTtgaaacacaaattaaaaaacaatttgatcCAGttgatgtaaacattttttattttaacttactgTTACACTGTACAACatactaattaaaacattttacaggATGAAATTGAAGGAAAGCCAAGTTCTGAAGATAGCAGTGACGAATATAGTTCAGATGACGACCAAAAATGGGCTAAAGAACTAAAGTCTGAATATAGATCAGCTAAAAGAAGAAGAATAGCAACAGAGCGTGAAGAGCGTAATAAATCTGAAAAAGATAGTGATGATGACAACGATAGTGATGATTATGATTTAAGTGTACAAAGTGAACCTGCAATTAAGCCACCAAAATTCTACGAAATTAAAGAAGGAGAAGAATTTGTTGgtttaaatagaaatacattaaattctaTTCAAAACTCTAGGTAACAtctaataaatcataacaattattccaattattaaaattaaataatttttgttaaatgttatatattagtgCAACATTGGGTGAAAGAATGAATTCGGAAAATTTCAATTCTGTCAAAATGTTATCTAGTGGTAATCGACAGTTTACATTTTCaacacaaaaagtaaatatatatcaaaaatgtattattatttattctatttcattgtatattaacgtattttattgttattgtaggAAAAGAAATACAAGAAAGCTGACATAGAAGctgaaaaacacaaaaaagaaAGACAAAGCGTAATCAGGAAAGGTCCTAAAAACTTGCGAAAACCCAAATTTTATGCTggtcctaaaaataaaacctttcataaaaaaagaaaataatgtaattttatgataaacaatTTGCACATcatgatgtttttttattaaatatacttgattacaataatttattttattatttttatcaacggCATATTTTGGCTAGGtgctaggtatttatttttgtaattgaaatatagtttgttaaaaaatattatttcttaattgtTAAAcgtaattat
This genomic stretch from Rhopalosiphum maidis isolate BTI-1 chromosome 3, ASM367621v3, whole genome shotgun sequence harbors:
- the LOC113559259 gene encoding nucleolar protein 10 — protein: MDSPLIYNLSCGKSLPEWLSERKRRTLLKKNPELKRRIELLQDFDMPGLSTTVKVTPDGQYILATGIYKPRIKCFDVNNLAMKFERCFDSEAVTFEILSNDYSKFVILQCDRYVEFHSQEGRYYRLRIPKFGQDMKYHFPTCDLYIGGNSADIYRLNLDRGQFLNPFVSSAGDEINKLAINPVHNMLLTGTKEGKVEAWDPRAHISIGVLDCALSSVTNDTNIATDGFPSITALEFENALTLGVGTATGQVLLYDLRSNKPFMVKDHLFGLPIRDIAFQDENVLSMDSSSVKIWNKDTGKLFAALESGNETQFNNLCVIPQTGMMFIANENTKIQTHYIPSLGPAPRWCGFLDALVEELEETKKETVYDDYKFVTRNELEELGLSHLIGTNLLKAYMHGYFVDIRLYRKAKSVAEPFAYEEYRRKKIREKIESERTNRVQVQKLPPVNKELALKLINDDKEGKKNKKNTISLLKDNRFKALFENPAFQVDTNAEEYKLLNPVLKRLDKSKQKELETQIKKQFDPVDDEIEGKPSSEDSSDEYSSDDDQKWAKELKSEYRSAKRRRIATEREERNKSEKDSDDDNDSDDYDLSVQSEPAIKPPKFYEIKEGEEFVGLNRNTLNSIQNSSATLGERMNSENFNSVKMLSSGNRQFTFSTQKEKKYKKADIEAEKHKKERQSVIRKGPKNLRKPKFYAGPKNKTFHKKRK